The following are encoded in a window of Brevinematales bacterium genomic DNA:
- the uvrC gene encoding excinuclease ABC subunit UvrC, with translation MSDKQNIEENKGYITPERVSELPLSPGVYLMKNTAGGIIYVGKAINLKKRVSSYFQKNHPDIKTRMLVSNIALIDYITVGNEMEALILEATLIKKHHPRYNVDYKDNKFYPFITVTIKEEYPRIFLTREPRKDGSLIFGPYTSTQMVRRYIDMVQRLFMLRVCRELPKRECLYYHMHRCSAPCIRMVTREEYRSQVELVVKLLRGETDELLNDLDNEMRAASKALLYEKAQAVKEKIEAVRFFVEGQHVYLQSRVNADFIAAASRLGKILYVVNIIRQGRMIGKRSYTASPRIDEDEREMMERFVIEYYNQSDKKADLIVVGGEYNEYIPALNGYFADAAGGKVRVAAPEDNDQSALLRIAHENAELHLAQVLSKIENSESLALLRDTLGIDRVPMRIEGFDIANILGQQAVAAMVSFYGGDPDKDNYRHFNIRSKSTPDDFTMIREAVFRRYKRLRDEGQEFPDLVLIDGGKGQLHAAGDALAELGVSLNIASLAKKNEEIYVPGLDEPIVLERNSPALHVLQRVRDESHRFSNKCYNRLKRKSAVESVFDGIEGIGEKRKSIITRKFLKREIIENLTLKDLTDEGIPADSAEKVYNSLKTLYNKPSD, from the coding sequence ATGTCCGATAAACAAAATATAGAAGAAAACAAGGGATATATCACACCCGAACGGGTTTCCGAACTCCCGTTATCGCCCGGCGTGTACCTGATGAAAAATACCGCCGGCGGGATTATCTATGTCGGCAAGGCGATCAACCTGAAAAAACGGGTATCGTCATACTTCCAGAAGAATCACCCCGATATCAAGACGAGAATGCTGGTATCGAATATCGCGCTCATCGACTATATCACTGTCGGGAACGAGATGGAGGCCCTCATCCTCGAGGCCACCCTCATCAAAAAACACCACCCGCGCTATAATGTCGACTATAAGGACAACAAGTTCTACCCGTTCATCACAGTCACGATCAAGGAGGAGTACCCGCGTATCTTCCTCACCCGCGAGCCGCGCAAGGACGGTTCCCTGATATTCGGGCCGTACACCAGCACGCAGATGGTGCGGCGGTATATCGATATGGTGCAGAGGCTTTTCATGCTCCGGGTATGCCGCGAGCTTCCCAAGCGGGAATGCCTCTATTATCATATGCACCGCTGCAGCGCCCCGTGTATCCGGATGGTGACGCGCGAGGAATACCGTTCGCAGGTCGAGCTGGTGGTGAAACTCCTGCGCGGGGAGACCGACGAACTCCTGAACGACCTCGATAACGAGATGCGGGCGGCGTCGAAGGCGCTCCTGTACGAGAAGGCGCAGGCTGTCAAGGAAAAAATCGAGGCGGTACGCTTCTTTGTCGAGGGCCAGCATGTCTATCTCCAGTCCCGCGTGAACGCCGATTTTATCGCCGCCGCGTCGCGTCTGGGGAAAATCCTCTACGTGGTGAATATTATCCGGCAGGGCAGGATGATCGGGAAGCGCAGCTATACCGCGTCGCCGCGTATCGACGAGGACGAGCGGGAGATGATGGAGCGTTTCGTGATCGAGTATTACAACCAATCCGATAAAAAGGCCGACCTGATCGTCGTCGGCGGGGAATATAACGAGTATATCCCCGCGCTGAACGGGTACTTCGCGGACGCGGCGGGCGGTAAGGTCAGGGTTGCCGCGCCGGAGGATAACGACCAGTCCGCGCTTTTGCGTATCGCGCATGAGAACGCCGAGCTCCATCTCGCGCAGGTGCTCAGCAAGATCGAGAATTCGGAGAGCCTCGCTCTTCTCCGCGACACGCTGGGGATCGACCGGGTGCCGATGCGGATCGAGGGCTTCGATATCGCGAACATTCTCGGACAGCAGGCGGTCGCGGCGATGGTCTCGTTCTACGGGGGCGACCCGGATAAGGACAATTACCGGCACTTCAATATCCGTTCCAAAAGCACGCCCGACGATTTTACGATGATCCGCGAGGCGGTGTTCCGGCGGTACAAACGCCTCCGCGACGAGGGGCAGGAGTTCCCAGACCTCGTGCTGATAGACGGCGGGAAGGGACAGCTTCACGCGGCGGGGGACGCGCTCGCGGAGCTCGGGGTTTCGCTCAACATCGCGTCGCTCGCGAAGAAGAACGAGGAGATTTATGTCCCCGGGCTCGACGAGCCGATCGTGCTCGAACGGAATTCCCCGGCGCTTCATGTGCTCCAACGGGTGCGCGACGAATCGCACCGTTTCTCCAATAAGTGCTATAACCGTCTGAAGCGGAAGTCCGCGGTGGAATCGGTGTTCGACGGGATTGAGGGTATCGGCGAAAAACGGAAAAGTATCATCACGCGGAAATTCCTGAAGCGGGAGATTATCGAAAATCTGACGCTGAAGGATCTGACCGACGAAGGTATCCCCGCGGATTCTGCGGAAAAAGTTTACAATTCCCTTAAAACGCTGTATAATAAGCCATCAGATTAG
- a CDS encoding cation transporter, which produces MKLRRLIAVIILNIVIVVTEIIFGVIGNSLGLVADAIHNFSDVIALGISFIALKYAEREVSEKMTYGYIRSEMMAGFVNSIFLILAMMYVVFESVKKLLSPEPVQGVTMMIVAGVAVLANGLSVMLLRGAGVGHACHHGHDHEREHGHDLHGENCEVVAHEDVPRREVEDMNIRAATLHLLSDVAISAAVILGGLAITLWQIPAIDPIISILFAVYITIKGIGILRATFFSLMDRTDGNLNKIVEAMKEFPEIENIHGVHMTHPSSKDTLFTAHIVVPSKMPMEEVENLLERIREKLKTMGITHIVIQPETRKYARDTILCDGH; this is translated from the coding sequence ATGAAACTCAGAAGGCTTATCGCGGTCATTATCCTGAATATCGTCATTGTCGTAACCGAGATTATATTCGGGGTAATCGGCAACTCGCTGGGATTGGTGGCGGACGCTATCCATAACTTCAGCGACGTGATCGCGCTCGGGATATCGTTTATAGCGTTGAAGTACGCCGAACGGGAGGTCAGCGAGAAGATGACCTACGGGTATATCCGTTCCGAGATGATGGCGGGGTTCGTGAACTCCATTTTCCTGATACTCGCGATGATGTACGTCGTGTTTGAATCGGTGAAGAAGCTCCTCTCGCCCGAACCGGTGCAGGGTGTTACAATGATGATTGTCGCGGGGGTGGCGGTGCTCGCTAACGGGCTATCGGTGATGCTTCTGCGCGGCGCCGGGGTGGGGCATGCGTGCCATCATGGGCACGATCACGAGCGCGAGCATGGACACGACCTGCATGGCGAGAATTGCGAGGTGGTCGCGCATGAGGATGTCCCGAGGCGCGAGGTGGAGGATATGAATATCCGCGCGGCGACCCTGCATCTCCTCAGCGATGTCGCGATATCGGCCGCGGTCATCCTCGGCGGGCTTGCCATCACCCTCTGGCAAATCCCGGCGATAGACCCGATCATCTCCATCCTGTTCGCGGTATATATTACTATCAAGGGAATCGGCATCCTCCGGGCGACTTTCTTCAGCCTGATGGACAGGACGGACGGCAACCTGAATAAAATAGTCGAGGCGATGAAGGAATTCCCCGAGATTGAAAATATCCACGGCGTGCACATGACCCATCCGTCATCGAAAGATACCCTGTTCACCGCGCATATCGTAGTACCGTCGAAGATGCCGATGGAAGAGGTGGAGAATCTGCTCGAACGTATCCGTGAGAAACTCAAAACGATGGGGATAACGCATATCGTGATTCAGCCGGAGACCCGGAAGTATGCCCGTGATACGATCCTCTGCGACGGCCACTAG